The stretch of DNA TCGAGACCGGCCGTGAAAACCGCACCCGAGCCGGTCAAGACGACAGCGCAATCGCTGAATTCGGTTTCGAGACGGTCGAATGCTGCATGGAGATCGGCGAAGAAAGCTGGATTTTGTGCGTTGACCTTATTGGTGTTCATGGTCACCACAGCCACATGCGGGCGCTGGCGTTCGATGGTCCAAGGCATCGGACTATCCTCCAATATTCAGGGTAACGTTCAGTGAACGAACCGAACGTCAGGCTAATTTGAATAAGCGCCGTGCGTTGTCCGCCAGGAAGGCTGACTGGGCTTCGACACCAAGGTTCAGATGATCAAGTCCGGCGATACATTCACTCGCGGGCCAGAACGGGTGGTTAGATCCGAAGAGGACCCGATGTCTCTTGTTGCCGCGCATATACTCGACAAGCTCAGATGGATACCGGCTGACCTTGTAAGCCGACGTGTCAATGAAAACGTTCGGGTATTTCATGACGAGTGAGAGCATCTCGTTGAGCCATGGCACGCCAATATGGCCACCGAGAATGCGAAGCTCGGGAAACTCCAGCGCGACCCGATCGAGATAAGGGATAGGCCGCCCTGGCTCCGACTCGCGCAATGGCCCTGCGTGCCCGACCTGCGTGCAAAATGGGACGTCAAGCTCGCAGCACTCTGCAAACAATGGGTAGTAGCGGCGGTCGTCCGGCGGCAGGCCCCAAACCCAGGGCAGAACGCGCAACCCCTTGAAACCGTCCCTCTTCACCCGAAGCCTCAACTCCCGCACAGCCTCCATAGGACGGAAAAGATCAACGGATGCGATACCGATAAAGCGATCAGGATATGCCCGACAGTATTGCGCGACCTCGTCGTTGCTGATCATCGGGCCGCCCGGACCGTGCCACGCGCAGAGCATACCGACGGAGACGCCTGCACGATCCATCTCGGCAAGCGTGTCTTCGATGGGAGGTGCTGTTTCCGACCACTTGCCGGGTCTCCATCGACGCAAGGATTCGAACATCGGATTCCCGATCCAGTCGGCATTCGGGTGCTG from Bradyrhizobium sp. AZCC 1693 encodes:
- a CDS encoding amidohydrolase family protein; its protein translation is MIIDAWMQHPNADWIGNPMFESLRRWRPGKWSETAPPIEDTLAEMDRAGVSVGMLCAWHGPGGPMISNDEVAQYCRAYPDRFIGIASVDLFRPMEAVRELRLRVKRDGFKGLRVLPWVWGLPPDDRRYYPLFAECCELDVPFCTQVGHAGPLRESEPGRPIPYLDRVALEFPELRILGGHIGVPWLNEMLSLVMKYPNVFIDTSAYKVSRYPSELVEYMRGNKRHRVLFGSNHPFWPASECIAGLDHLNLGVEAQSAFLADNARRLFKLA